A genomic stretch from Fibrobacter sp. UWB13 includes:
- the dacB gene encoding D-alanyl-D-alanine carboxypeptidase/D-alanyl-D-alanine-endopeptidase codes for MKKLFKVTSLLLPFLASSLFAHVNVASYKSYVDSLLPGSRFGMSLRSVKMGKEIGNVNGNEFFTPASTLKTLTTAAAIHFLPLDYEPKTEMTVLGDVNAKRHTLTGSLKIRGEGDPNISARYYDDPFYVLNNMADSIRAMGIDTIVGRIDLDTSYYTGPWKAENWRRNFYDSWYGAEIGPLGFNDNCVTIRFWPGYFRGDTAVVSIQPDVGYVKVVNNLKTVKGLKKKWVYAIDPDKSIITLGGTIGEDIDSASMVLPIRNPIGYFRAAFMYALKNRGVVFKEDATIASNTELKKFSYSAAPLLSILDEINQRSQNFHAETLLRNLGAQIAGEGSVEGGRKAERRFLQDMGIKPSDFDVWDGSGLSPENKVKPSTVARMLAKMARHPKHEYYINSFASPGVGSGAKRMVDFEAPWLTRFKTGYIAEVHALVGYIYTMDGDTLAATMYLNGTNTNPDYKSKDVLDTLWMRLINYTNNNNNSLLKMKTLWLDAQGISGLNKRLDHFSRILIGTPYKLGPMGEGHLDTVEDKPLVYLDSVDCVTYLEHVVALAMAKSEKSLYRQLQRLRYKGGKVSYLNRKHYLLDDWIGEGKYAKVIPMENEVSVERTMPKREFFSNHNLKYTGKETPVTVRYMPLDKAIEMAKKTYKGAMKVLGVGIVGTSDKIDLTHTGFVIFNPGQKPILRHASSQRKLVVEVPLAEYLQTRKVPGVTFFKFIQH; via the coding sequence ATGAAAAAGTTGTTTAAAGTTACTTCTTTGCTGTTGCCTTTTTTGGCGTCGTCGTTGTTTGCTCACGTGAACGTGGCTTCCTATAAAAGTTACGTTGATTCGCTTTTGCCGGGATCGCGTTTTGGAATGTCGTTGCGCTCTGTCAAGATGGGCAAGGAAATCGGCAACGTGAATGGCAATGAGTTCTTCACGCCGGCAAGTACGCTCAAGACTTTGACAACGGCTGCCGCGATTCATTTTTTGCCTCTCGATTACGAACCGAAAACTGAAATGACTGTGCTTGGCGATGTCAATGCCAAAAGGCACACGCTGACGGGCTCGCTAAAAATCCGTGGCGAGGGCGACCCGAACATTTCGGCGAGATATTACGACGATCCTTTTTATGTCTTGAATAACATGGCGGATTCCATCCGTGCGATGGGCATTGACACGATTGTCGGGCGGATTGACTTGGATACGAGTTATTACACTGGTCCGTGGAAAGCCGAAAATTGGCGTAGAAACTTTTATGATTCCTGGTATGGGGCTGAAATTGGTCCGCTAGGTTTTAACGACAACTGCGTGACGATTCGTTTTTGGCCGGGATACTTCCGTGGCGATACGGCTGTCGTTTCGATACAGCCCGATGTGGGCTACGTCAAGGTTGTAAACAACTTAAAGACGGTTAAAGGCCTCAAGAAAAAGTGGGTGTATGCGATTGATCCGGACAAGTCTATCATTACGCTTGGCGGGACGATCGGCGAAGATATTGATTCTGCAAGTATGGTGCTCCCGATCCGCAATCCGATTGGATATTTCAGGGCAGCGTTCATGTACGCGCTTAAGAACCGTGGCGTTGTCTTTAAAGAAGATGCAACGATTGCTTCCAATACTGAACTGAAAAAGTTCTCGTATTCGGCGGCGCCTCTCTTGAGTATCCTTGACGAAATCAATCAGCGCAGCCAGAACTTCCATGCCGAAACTCTATTGAGAAATCTCGGGGCGCAAATTGCAGGCGAGGGCAGTGTTGAAGGCGGTCGCAAGGCGGAACGCAGGTTCCTCCAGGATATGGGCATTAAGCCGTCTGATTTTGATGTTTGGGATGGCAGTGGACTTTCCCCCGAAAATAAGGTCAAACCTTCGACTGTTGCAAGAATGTTGGCGAAGATGGCTCGTCATCCGAAACATGAATATTACATCAATAGTTTTGCAAGTCCAGGTGTAGGTTCTGGTGCTAAGCGTATGGTCGATTTTGAAGCCCCGTGGCTCACGCGATTCAAGACGGGCTATATTGCAGAAGTCCATGCATTGGTCGGCTACATCTACACGATGGATGGCGATACGCTTGCCGCAACGATGTACTTGAACGGCACGAATACCAATCCTGATTACAAGAGCAAGGATGTTCTTGATACACTTTGGATGCGCCTTATCAATTACACGAATAACAATAACAATTCGCTTTTGAAAATGAAAACGCTTTGGCTCGATGCCCAAGGCATAAGCGGGCTCAACAAGCGTTTGGACCACTTCTCCAGAATACTGATTGGGACGCCTTATAAGTTAGGCCCGATGGGCGAAGGCCATTTGGACACGGTGGAAGATAAGCCGCTAGTTTATCTGGACTCTGTCGATTGCGTGACGTACTTGGAACATGTTGTTGCCCTTGCGATGGCCAAGAGCGAAAAGTCTCTGTATCGCCAGTTGCAACGCCTCCGCTACAAAGGTGGCAAGGTGAGTTACCTCAATCGCAAACACTACCTGCTCGACGACTGGATTGGCGAAGGCAAGTATGCCAAGGTCATCCCGATGGAAAATGAAGTTTCTGTCGAACGCACGATGCCCAAGAGGGAATTCTTCAGCAACCATAACCTGAAATACACGGGCAAGGAAACGCCTGTCACTGTGCGCTACATGCCTTTGGACAAGGCGATTGAAATGGCGAAGAAAACGTACAAGGGTGCAATGAAGGTTCTTGGCGTGGGAATTGTCGGAACGTCGGACAAGATTGACCTTACGCACACGGGATTTGTAATTTTCAATCCGGGGCAAAAGCCGATACTGCGCCATGCGTCATCGCAAAGGAAGCTGGTTGTCGAAGTCCCGCTCGCCGAATACTTGCAGACCCGCAAAGTCCCCGGCGTCACGTTCTTCAAGTTTATACAGCACTAA